A genomic stretch from Achromobacter spanius includes:
- a CDS encoding Nramp family divalent metal transporter: MTGFIYAISGGKAALAQDAQVSANLRRMVGSGILVAVGYIDPGNWATDIAGGSGFGYGLLMVVITSAFLALGFQILVSRLALATGQDLATLTARHLPARWSKAAWLAGEAAILATALAELIGGAIALRLLFDLPLIAGVAVTGVGTFAVLALTRGNADRHERVIAVLLGVVAASFVFLLFKANPAWTAVAHGVTETGEALRNPQGFLIALGILGATLMPHNLYLHSGSLAERAQSLPSSARGMAMRVARNDTIVSLGVAMLINSAIMIVAAASLSGSGLIVSSLDDAHAVIGHNLGIGAAVVFAVALYAAGQSSTITGALAGRILSKGFQIRSNWSDRRRALATRLIAGAAAVGLLIFTGGKDPDELLVLSQVVLSLALPFALGPLVVLACRKGVMGQYALRGAWAWAAISATVGIVILDGYLLVDMLV, translated from the coding sequence ATGACCGGTTTCATCTACGCGATCTCAGGCGGCAAGGCCGCCCTGGCCCAGGACGCCCAAGTGTCGGCGAACCTGCGCCGCATGGTGGGTTCGGGCATTCTCGTGGCCGTGGGCTACATCGACCCGGGCAACTGGGCGACCGACATCGCGGGCGGCAGCGGCTTCGGCTACGGCCTGCTGATGGTCGTCATCACCTCGGCATTCCTGGCGCTGGGCTTTCAGATATTGGTGTCGCGCCTGGCGCTGGCCACCGGCCAAGACCTGGCCACCCTGACTGCCCGCCACCTGCCCGCGCGCTGGTCCAAGGCCGCCTGGCTGGCGGGCGAGGCCGCCATTCTGGCCACGGCCCTGGCCGAACTGATCGGTGGCGCCATTGCGTTGCGACTGTTGTTTGACCTGCCCCTGATCGCGGGCGTGGCCGTTACCGGCGTGGGCACGTTTGCCGTGCTGGCCTTGACGCGCGGCAACGCCGACCGCCATGAACGGGTGATTGCCGTACTGCTGGGCGTGGTGGCCGCATCGTTCGTGTTCCTGCTGTTCAAGGCGAACCCCGCCTGGACGGCCGTGGCGCACGGCGTGACGGAAACCGGTGAGGCATTGCGCAATCCCCAGGGTTTTCTGATTGCGCTGGGCATCCTGGGCGCCACCTTGATGCCGCACAATCTGTACCTGCATTCCGGCTCGCTGGCGGAACGCGCGCAGTCGCTGCCGTCGTCCGCGCGCGGCATGGCGATGCGCGTGGCCCGCAACGACACCATCGTGTCGCTGGGCGTGGCCATGCTGATCAACTCGGCAATCATGATCGTGGCGGCGGCATCGCTGTCCGGCTCGGGCCTGATCGTGTCCAGCCTGGATGACGCGCACGCCGTCATCGGCCACAACTTGGGAATCGGCGCCGCGGTCGTCTTCGCGGTGGCACTGTATGCCGCCGGCCAAAGCTCCACGATCACGGGGGCGCTGGCCGGGCGTATTCTCTCCAAGGGATTCCAGATCCGCAGCAACTGGTCGGATCGGCGCCGCGCGCTGGCCACCCGCTTGATTGCGGGCGCGGCGGCCGTTGGCCTGCTGATCTTCACGGGCGGCAAGGATCCCGACGAATTGCTCGTCCTGAGCCAGGTCGTCCTGAGCCTGGCCCTGCCCTTCGCACTGGGCCCGCTGGTGGTGTTGGCCTGCCGCAAGGGCGTGATGGGCCAATATGCGCTGCGCGGTGCCTGGGCATGGGCCGCCATCAGCGCCACGGTGGGCATCGTGATCCTGGACGGCTACCTGCTTGTCGACATGCTGGTCTAG
- a CDS encoding XRE family transcriptional regulator: MSDTALKNARMSDALERSLIREAVKAETLSGPFNRDLWLRLKVRVSSFGGAVGEVLHDMDVGRKQHPVVSAYH, from the coding sequence ATGAGCGATACCGCGTTGAAAAATGCCCGTATGTCGGATGCGCTGGAGCGGTCCTTGATCCGCGAGGCCGTCAAAGCGGAAACCCTGTCCGGTCCCTTCAACCGTGACCTGTGGTTGCGCCTGAAGGTGCGCGTGTCCTCGTTTGGCGGCGCCGTCGGCGAAGTCCTGCACGACATGGATGTCGGACGAAAGCAGCATCCGGTCGTCTCCGCCTACCACTAA
- a CDS encoding TetR/AcrR family transcriptional regulator, with the protein MATKPNPGFDIAPDIAPDKAAQPASKPLLAADRIRKTAREMFYRDGIRAVGVDAIVNQAGVTKPSLYRSFSSKDELAAAYLRDYEAEFWARFDAACDAHPGDPRAQLLDYLSGLSKRAVVNGYRGCGLTNAAVEYPEPQHPARAVAVEHKLELRRRLNEMAAGMGVRDPEALADGLLLLIEGAFVSSQLFGEGGPAGRVADMADKLIQAHRVA; encoded by the coding sequence ATGGCCACCAAGCCCAATCCGGGGTTCGACATCGCGCCCGACATCGCACCCGATAAAGCGGCGCAGCCCGCTTCCAAGCCGCTGCTTGCGGCCGACCGCATCCGCAAGACGGCGCGCGAAATGTTCTACCGCGATGGCATCCGCGCCGTGGGCGTGGACGCCATCGTCAATCAAGCCGGCGTGACCAAGCCCAGCCTGTACCGCAGTTTTTCGTCCAAGGACGAATTGGCCGCGGCCTATCTGCGGGATTACGAGGCCGAATTCTGGGCACGTTTCGATGCCGCTTGCGATGCGCATCCGGGCGACCCGCGCGCGCAGTTGCTGGATTACCTGTCGGGCCTGAGCAAGCGCGCGGTGGTAAATGGCTATCGCGGTTGCGGGCTGACCAACGCCGCGGTCGAATACCCCGAACCCCAGCACCCGGCTCGCGCGGTTGCCGTAGAGCACAAGCTGGAGTTGCGGCGCCGCTTGAACGAGATGGCGGCGGGCATGGGCGTGCGCGATCCCGAGGCCCTGGCCGACGGCTTGCTGCTGTTGATTGAAGGCGCCTTTGTGTCCAGCCAGCTATTTGGCGAGGGTGGCCCGGCAGGGCGCGTGGCGGACATGGCCGATAAGTTGATTCAGGCGCATCGGGTCGCCTGA
- a CDS encoding MFS transporter — protein sequence MSIAHPPIPFRRAGQKYAFVVVAVIFLALLVSAGLRSTPSVLLVPLEEAFGWSRSSISFAAAAGIFLYGLVGPFAAAAMERFGLRRVLITALVLMSASSAVSAYMTEPWHLLMSWGVFSGLSSGAVASVLGATIVNRWFTKHRGLMMGLLTASTASGTLVFLPILATLASSGDWTRVVWTVAAAAAAMVPLAWWLVPDRPANVGLVPFGSDPHAPPAPVAPRTGMLAATFGALARASKTPTFWFLFATFFICGFTTNGLVGTHLIALCGDHGMLEVQAAGLLALMGIFDLVGTTASGWLTDRYDPRKLLFVYYALRGLSLIYLPYSDFSFYSLSIFAIFFGLDWIATVPPTLRLTTEAFGERDAGIVFGWIVAGHQLGAASAAWMAGAIREAQGSYLMAFVISGITGLIAAFIALRIGKKRVVPQPA from the coding sequence ATGAGTATAGCTCACCCCCCAATTCCCTTCCGCCGCGCCGGGCAAAAGTACGCTTTTGTCGTCGTGGCAGTGATATTCCTGGCCTTGCTGGTATCTGCCGGGCTGCGCTCCACGCCCAGCGTACTACTGGTACCGCTAGAAGAAGCCTTTGGCTGGAGCCGAAGTTCGATTTCATTCGCCGCCGCCGCGGGCATCTTCCTATATGGGCTGGTCGGCCCTTTCGCCGCCGCCGCCATGGAACGCTTTGGCTTGCGCCGCGTGCTGATTACCGCACTGGTCCTGATGTCCGCCTCCAGCGCCGTCAGCGCGTACATGACGGAGCCCTGGCACCTGCTGATGAGCTGGGGCGTGTTCTCGGGCTTGAGCTCCGGCGCCGTCGCCTCGGTGCTGGGCGCCACGATCGTGAACCGTTGGTTCACCAAGCATCGCGGCCTGATGATGGGCCTGCTGACCGCCAGTACCGCCAGCGGCACCCTGGTCTTCCTGCCCATTCTTGCCACCTTGGCGTCTTCCGGCGACTGGACGCGCGTGGTCTGGACGGTGGCGGCGGCCGCCGCCGCGATGGTGCCGCTAGCCTGGTGGCTGGTGCCCGACCGCCCGGCCAACGTCGGCCTGGTGCCGTTCGGTAGCGACCCGCATGCGCCGCCCGCCCCCGTCGCGCCGCGCACCGGCATGTTGGCCGCCACGTTCGGCGCCCTGGCGCGCGCATCCAAGACCCCCACCTTCTGGTTCCTGTTCGCCACGTTCTTCATTTGCGGCTTCACCACCAATGGCCTGGTCGGCACGCACCTGATCGCGCTGTGTGGCGACCACGGCATGCTGGAAGTGCAAGCCGCGGGCCTGCTGGCCTTGATGGGCATCTTTGACCTGGTCGGCACCACGGCATCCGGCTGGCTGACCGACCGCTACGACCCGCGCAAGCTGCTGTTCGTCTACTACGCCTTGCGCGGCCTGTCGCTGATCTACCTGCCCTATTCCGATTTCTCGTTCTACAGCCTGTCGATCTTCGCCATCTTCTTCGGGCTGGACTGGATCGCCACGGTGCCACCCACGCTGCGCCTGACCACCGAAGCCTTCGGCGAACGCGACGCCGGCATCGTGTTCGGCTGGATCGTCGCGGGCCACCAGTTGGGCGCGGCCAGCGCCGCCTGGATGGCGGGCGCCATCCGCGAAGCGCAAGGCAGCTACCTGATGGCTTTTGTGATTTCCGGCATCACGGGCTTGATCGCCGCGTTCATTGCCTTGCGGATCGGCAAAAAACGCGTGGTGCCCCAGCCCGCCTGA
- a CDS encoding ABC transporter ATP-binding protein, with protein sequence MTASQPLLELRGLQVAYGGIRAVRGIDLRVDSGELVCLIGANGAGKSTTLRAICGLVPLAGGEIVYGGQSIGGTKSHELVRRGLVMVPEGRGIFGQLTIEENLAMGAYIRRDAAQVRQDTDRVFTLFPRLAERRKQAAGTLSGGEQQMVAMGRAMIARPKLLLLDEPSMGLAPLMVEKVFEVVRTIASEGVTILLIEQNARLALENSHRGYVMESGEIILSGPARQMLHDPKVRAAYLGEVEEASA encoded by the coding sequence ATGACGGCATCCCAACCCTTATTGGAATTGCGCGGCCTGCAAGTGGCGTATGGTGGCATCCGCGCGGTGCGCGGTATCGACCTGCGCGTGGACTCGGGTGAACTCGTGTGCCTGATCGGCGCCAACGGCGCGGGCAAGAGCACGACGCTACGCGCCATTTGCGGCCTGGTGCCGCTGGCGGGCGGTGAAATCGTCTACGGCGGGCAGTCGATCGGTGGCACCAAGTCGCATGAACTGGTTCGCCGTGGCCTGGTCATGGTGCCTGAAGGTCGGGGCATCTTCGGCCAACTCACCATCGAAGAGAACCTGGCGATGGGCGCGTACATCCGGCGCGATGCCGCACAGGTTCGCCAGGATACCGACCGCGTGTTCACGCTGTTTCCCCGGCTGGCCGAACGCCGCAAGCAGGCGGCCGGCACCTTGTCGGGCGGTGAGCAGCAGATGGTGGCGATGGGCCGCGCCATGATTGCGCGCCCCAAGCTGCTTTTGCTTGATGAGCCCTCGATGGGCTTGGCGCCGCTGATGGTCGAAAAGGTGTTCGAGGTGGTACGCACCATTGCCAGCGAGGGCGTGACCATTTTGCTGATCGAACAGAACGCGCGCCTGGCCCTGGAAAACAGCCATCGGGGCTACGTGATGGAGTCGGGCGAGATCATCCTGTCCGGCCCCGCCAGGCAGATGCTGCATGACCCGAAGGTCAGGGCGGCGTATCTGGGCGAAGTCGAGGAAGCCTCGGCCTAG
- a CDS encoding ABC transporter ATP-binding protein, which yields MSKLLQAQGLGKRFGGLQALSDVSFDIEQGEIYGLIGPNGAGKTTLFNVLTGLYIPEDGSCTFNGASLSGKKPHEVAYAGLARTFQNIRLFANLSAIENVMIGRHLRTKAGVLGAVLRTRATRAEEAAIEARAQELLDYVGIGHRANDVARSLPYGDQRRLEIARALATDPKLLALDEPAAGMNASETVVLRKLVEKIRDDGVTVLLIEHDMKLVMGLCDRVLVLEYGKVLAMGKPAQVQRDPKVIEAYLGAGAAQDPLIHKESPAS from the coding sequence ATGAGCAAGCTGCTGCAAGCGCAGGGGCTGGGCAAACGCTTTGGCGGCCTGCAAGCCTTGTCCGACGTCAGTTTCGATATTGAGCAGGGCGAAATCTATGGCCTGATCGGCCCGAACGGCGCGGGCAAGACTACGCTGTTCAATGTGTTGACCGGCTTGTACATCCCGGAAGACGGCAGTTGCACGTTCAACGGTGCATCCCTGTCCGGCAAGAAGCCGCATGAGGTCGCCTACGCGGGGCTGGCGCGCACGTTCCAGAACATCCGCCTGTTCGCCAATTTGTCGGCCATTGAAAACGTGATGATCGGGCGCCACCTGCGCACCAAGGCTGGCGTCTTGGGCGCGGTGCTGCGCACGCGCGCCACGCGGGCGGAAGAAGCGGCCATCGAGGCGCGGGCGCAGGAACTGCTGGATTACGTGGGCATCGGCCATCGCGCCAATGACGTTGCGCGCTCCTTGCCTTATGGCGATCAGCGCCGCCTGGAGATTGCGCGCGCCTTGGCCACGGACCCGAAGTTGCTGGCGCTGGACGAGCCCGCGGCCGGCATGAATGCATCGGAAACGGTGGTGCTGCGCAAGCTGGTCGAAAAGATCCGCGACGATGGCGTCACGGTGCTGCTCATCGAGCACGACATGAAGCTGGTGATGGGCCTGTGCGACCGGGTGCTGGTGCTGGAATACGGCAAGGTGCTGGCCATGGGCAAGCCCGCCCAGGTGCAGCGCGACCCGAAGGTTATCGAAGCGTATCTGGGCGCCGGCGCGGCGCAAGACCCGCTGATTCACAAGGAGAGCCCGGCATCATGA
- a CDS encoding ABC transporter permease subunit: MNVSLKNSGLSTRNLIGIALIGIVLAVLPFVIGMAGQSWVRILNFALLYVMLSLGLNIVVGFAGLLDLGYIAFYAVGAYTWALLASPHFGLHLPFWAILPIALAVACLFGVLLGAPTLKLRGDYLAIVTLGFGEIIRIFLNNLNAPINITNGPQGINRIDTFKVGEFSFGRTESLLGMRFTGPEKYYYLLLAITLIIIVVCVRLQNSRIGRAWEAIREDEIAAKAMGINTRNIKLLAFAMGASFGGVAGALFASMQGFVSPESFSLMESISILCMVVLGGMGHIPGVILGALILAALPEFLRAVVEPFQHMVFGAVVLDPEGIRMLLFGLAMVCVMLFRPAGLWPSAVRKRELSSKAQGGAA; this comes from the coding sequence ATGAACGTATCCCTGAAAAACAGCGGGCTGTCGACCCGCAACCTGATCGGCATTGCGCTGATCGGCATCGTGCTGGCCGTGCTGCCCTTTGTGATCGGCATGGCCGGGCAGAGCTGGGTGCGCATCCTGAACTTTGCCCTGCTGTACGTGATGCTGTCGCTGGGCCTGAACATCGTGGTGGGCTTTGCCGGCCTGCTGGATCTGGGCTACATCGCGTTCTACGCGGTGGGCGCGTATACCTGGGCACTTTTGGCGTCGCCGCATTTCGGGTTGCACCTGCCATTCTGGGCGATCTTGCCGATCGCGCTGGCCGTGGCCTGCCTGTTTGGCGTGCTGCTGGGGGCGCCCACGCTGAAATTGCGGGGCGACTACCTGGCTATCGTGACCTTGGGCTTCGGGGAGATCATTCGCATCTTCCTGAACAACCTTAATGCGCCGATCAACATCACCAACGGGCCGCAGGGCATCAACCGCATCGATACCTTCAAGGTGGGCGAGTTCTCGTTCGGGCGCACGGAAAGCTTGCTGGGCATGCGTTTCACGGGGCCTGAAAAGTACTACTACCTGCTGCTGGCCATCACGCTGATCATCATCGTGGTGTGCGTGCGCCTGCAGAATTCCCGCATTGGCCGTGCGTGGGAAGCCATCCGCGAAGACGAGATCGCGGCCAAGGCAATGGGCATCAACACCCGCAACATCAAGCTGCTGGCGTTCGCCATGGGCGCGTCTTTCGGTGGCGTGGCGGGCGCCTTGTTCGCATCGATGCAGGGCTTTGTCAGCCCCGAGAGCTTCTCGCTGATGGAGTCGATTTCCATCCTGTGCATGGTGGTGCTGGGCGGTATGGGGCATATCCCGGGCGTCATCCTGGGCGCGCTGATCCTGGCGGCCTTGCCGGAGTTCCTGCGCGCGGTGGTGGAACCCTTCCAGCACATGGTGTTTGGCGCCGTGGTGCTGGACCCCGAAGGCATCCGCATGCTGCTGTTCGGCCTGGCCATGGTGTGCGTCATGCTGTTCCGACCGGCGGGCCTGTGGCCGTCGGCCGTGCGCAAGCGCGAGCTGTCGTCGAAGGCGCAAGGGGGTGCGGCATGA
- a CDS encoding branched-chain amino acid ABC transporter permease produces MDIFIQQLINGVTLGSVYALVALGYTMVYGIIGLINFAHGDVVMIGAMAATTVAISLVGGDPGVSAFVVIGVGLLVSVPLCMAVGWTAERVAYRPLRRAPRLAALITAIGVSIILQNVAMMAWGRNYLNFPQVLSPRVFEFAGARMSTLQIAIVVIAALIMGGLLAIVHKTRLGTAMRATAQNREVAGLMGVNINTVISAAFLIGSALAAVAGMMVATYYGVSQYTMGFMLGLKAFTAAVLGGIGSMVGAMVGGLLLGVIEALGAGYIGDITGGFLGSHYQDVFAFFVLVLVLIFRPSGLLGERVGDRA; encoded by the coding sequence ATGGATATCTTCATTCAACAACTGATTAACGGCGTCACGCTAGGCAGCGTGTACGCCCTGGTCGCCCTTGGCTACACCATGGTGTACGGCATCATCGGGCTGATCAACTTCGCGCATGGCGATGTCGTCATGATCGGCGCCATGGCGGCCACGACGGTCGCCATTTCGCTGGTGGGCGGCGACCCCGGCGTGTCGGCCTTCGTGGTGATCGGCGTGGGCCTGCTGGTGTCCGTGCCGCTGTGCATGGCGGTGGGCTGGACGGCCGAGCGCGTGGCCTACCGGCCGCTGCGCCGTGCGCCGCGCCTGGCGGCGCTGATCACCGCGATCGGCGTGTCCATCATCTTGCAGAACGTGGCCATGATGGCCTGGGGCCGCAACTACCTGAACTTTCCGCAAGTGCTGTCGCCGCGCGTGTTCGAGTTTGCCGGCGCGCGCATGAGCACGCTGCAGATTGCCATTGTGGTGATTGCGGCGCTGATCATGGGCGGCTTGCTGGCCATCGTCCACAAGACCCGCCTGGGTACGGCCATGCGCGCCACCGCGCAGAACCGCGAAGTGGCGGGGCTGATGGGCGTGAACATCAACACGGTGATTTCGGCGGCATTCCTGATCGGCTCGGCGCTCGCCGCCGTGGCGGGCATGATGGTCGCCACGTATTACGGCGTGTCGCAATACACCATGGGCTTCATGCTGGGCCTGAAGGCCTTTACCGCCGCGGTGCTAGGCGGCATCGGCAGCATGGTGGGCGCCATGGTCGGCGGCTTGCTGCTGGGCGTGATCGAAGCGCTGGGCGCGGGTTATATCGGCGACATCACGGGCGGCTTTCTGGGCAGCCATTATCAGGACGTGTTTGCGTTCTTCGTGCTGGTGCTGGTGCTGATCTTCCGCCCCTCCGGCCTCTTGGGCGAACGTGTGGGAGACCGCGCATGA
- a CDS encoding branched-chain amino acid ABC transporter substrate-binding protein, translated as MKFRTTLKLLAASIAAVGMTAAASAADIKLGFAAPLTGPQSHYGEDMQNGLNLALEEANKKGIKVDGEPAKFVLVSRDDQADPRVGVQVAQQLVDQEVVGILGHFNSGTTIPASRVYHEAGLPQIAMATSPEYTKQGYETTFRMMTSDTQQGAAVGKFMVQNLKAKKVAIIDDRTAYGQGLADEVEKAVKAAGGEIVRREYTTDKANDFTAILTNIKGAAPDAIFYGGLDAQSGPMKRQLATLGLKAPLVSGEMTRSDTFIKLAGDAADGTFASLAGVPLDKMTAGKDFAQRYEARFKKAPGVYAPYAYDGAWNMITAIEKAGSSDPEKYLPVLAKLNRKGATSEHISYDANGDLKEISVTIYEVKNGKWEMVETMVSQAN; from the coding sequence ATGAAGTTCCGCACGACTTTGAAGCTACTCGCCGCCAGCATCGCCGCTGTGGGCATGACGGCCGCCGCGTCGGCCGCCGACATCAAACTCGGCTTTGCCGCCCCGTTGACCGGCCCGCAATCGCACTACGGTGAAGACATGCAGAACGGGCTGAACCTGGCTTTGGAAGAAGCCAATAAGAAGGGCATCAAGGTCGACGGCGAACCGGCCAAGTTCGTGCTGGTGTCGCGCGATGACCAGGCCGATCCGCGCGTGGGCGTGCAGGTGGCGCAGCAATTGGTTGACCAGGAAGTCGTGGGCATTCTGGGCCACTTCAATTCGGGCACCACCATCCCCGCGTCGCGTGTCTACCATGAAGCCGGTCTGCCCCAGATCGCCATGGCGACGTCGCCGGAATACACCAAGCAGGGCTACGAAACCACGTTCCGCATGATGACCAGCGACACCCAGCAGGGTGCGGCGGTCGGCAAGTTCATGGTGCAGAATCTGAAGGCCAAGAAGGTCGCCATCATCGACGACCGCACGGCCTACGGCCAAGGTCTGGCCGACGAAGTGGAAAAGGCCGTGAAGGCCGCGGGTGGCGAGATCGTCCGCCGCGAATACACCACCGACAAGGCCAACGACTTCACCGCCATCCTGACCAACATCAAGGGCGCCGCGCCCGACGCGATTTTCTACGGCGGCCTGGACGCGCAGTCCGGTCCCATGAAACGCCAACTGGCCACGCTGGGCCTGAAGGCCCCGCTGGTGTCGGGCGAAATGACGCGCAGCGACACGTTCATCAAGCTGGCGGGCGATGCCGCCGACGGCACGTTTGCGTCCCTGGCCGGCGTGCCGCTGGACAAGATGACGGCGGGCAAGGACTTTGCCCAGCGCTACGAGGCGCGTTTCAAGAAAGCCCCCGGCGTCTATGCGCCGTACGCCTATGACGGCGCCTGGAACATGATCACGGCCATTGAAAAAGCCGGGTCGTCCGACCCCGAGAAGTACCTGCCGGTGCTGGCCAAGCTGAACCGCAAGGGCGCCACCAGCGAGCACATTTCCTACGACGCGAACGGCGATCTCAAGGAAATTTCGGTCACCATCTACGAAGTCAAGAACGGCAAGTGGGAGATGGTTGAAACGATGGTCAGCCAAGCCAACTAA